CAGCCGCGATCGGCCGCGACGTGCTGGGCCCGGGCCTGCGCGCGCTCGCGGAGTCGCATCCGATGATCGGCGAGGTGCGCGGCGTCGGCGTCTTCTGGGCGCTCGACCTCGTGACCTCGCGCGAGACGCGCGAGCCCGTCCCGGCCTCGACGATCGGCGCGCTCAAGAAGGAGCTCATGGCCCGCGGCCTGCTGCCCTTCGCAGCCGACAACCGCATCCACGTCGTGCCGCCGTGCACCGTGACCGCGGAGGAGTGCCTGCGAGCCCTCGCGATCCTCGACGAGGCGTTCACCGCCGTCGAGAACTGATCTCCGCCAAACGCTGCAGCGGTGGGCCAACCGCGGCGGACATCTCCGCCGCCTGACGCCCATCGCTGCAGCGTTTGCCATCACTCACGCGTAGAATCGGCGACCGTGCCTGCACACAAGAACCCCTACCTCGTGCCCGTGCACGACCTCATGCACCGCCCCGGCGAGATGCGTGAGCGCGTGCTCGAGTTCGACGCGCCCGAGCGCCTCGGAGAGGCCGTCGCCTTCGTGAAGGAGGGCACGCGCATCCGCATCGACCTGCGTCTCGAGGGCCTGCACGACGGCATCCTCGTCACGGGCGACGTCGACACGACGGCCGACGGCGAGTGCGTGCGCTGCCTCGACCCCGTCGAGCTCCCGCTCGAAGTCGAATTCCAGGAGCTTTTCGCGTATTCTGAGGACGAAGCTTTCGACTTCGCGATTCGAGACGACCACGTGGATCTCGAATCCGTCGTGCGGGATGCGGTGGTGCTGGCACTGCCGTTCCAGCCGGTCTGCCGACCGGACTGCCCCGGTCTCGACCCCACCACGGGGGAGAAGCTGGAGGACGGTGCCGTGACGCAGGACCGCGAGGTGACCGACCCCCGGTGGGCCGCGCTCGAGGGCTTCCGCCCCAGCACCACCGACACCGAATAGACCTCCGGCGCGCGCGCGAGCGCCGCCGAACACGAAAGAAGAGACAGCCATGGCCGTTCCCAAGCGCCGCCAGTCGCGTGCCAACACGCACGCCCGCCGTTCGCAGTGGAAGGCGTCCGTGCCGACCCTCGTGAAGACCGTCGAGAACGGCAAGGTCACCTACAGCCTCCCGCACCGTGCCAAGGTCGTCGAGGACTCGGTCGGCACCCCCCTGTACCTCGAGTACAAGGGCCGGAAGGTCGCCGACGTCTGAGGCCGTGCCGTCCGCACCCCTCCCGGACGGTGACGCAGACCACGCCGAGCTGAACTCGGTGCTGCAGCTCGAGATCGAACCCGAGCTGCTCACACTCGCGCTCACGCACCG
The Protaetiibacter sp. SSC-01 genome window above contains:
- a CDS encoding DUF177 domain-containing protein, which encodes MPAHKNPYLVPVHDLMHRPGEMRERVLEFDAPERLGEAVAFVKEGTRIRIDLRLEGLHDGILVTGDVDTTADGECVRCLDPVELPLEVEFQELFAYSEDEAFDFAIRDDHVDLESVVRDAVVLALPFQPVCRPDCPGLDPTTGEKLEDGAVTQDREVTDPRWAALEGFRPSTTDTE
- the rpmF gene encoding 50S ribosomal protein L32 translates to MAVPKRRQSRANTHARRSQWKASVPTLVKTVENGKVTYSLPHRAKVVEDSVGTPLYLEYKGRKVADV